In Shewanella psychrotolerans, the genomic stretch GAGTCGGCTAATGTGGGATTTGAAAATGTATCGGGCTTAAGGTCGATGTTGCATTAAACAAAGTTGCTTGCCTTTTGATACGTAGCGCTTGTAAAGCTGGCTTATCTCAGCCGGTATGTCAGCGCATTGCTCCGTCTTGGTTTCGCTACTCTCAAAGAACCTATGTTGTCGATAGAAGGCTGTAAGCTCTGGGAGTGAAAATAGGAAACTCGGTCTAGCGATAAGCTGCTCTTGTAGATTGGACATCAATTGATGGCCGAGTGCTTGGCCACGATAATGGGGATGGACCAGCATGCCCGTTACCAACTGATATTCGCCTATGGGTCTTAATCTTACTGCAGCGATGATCTGGTTACTTGGCGAACTTTCAGCATAAATCACCCCAACTAACTCTTTTTTATTGAGCCGAGCATAGGGCATAAAGCGGTTATAAAAACGAAAGGCGTCGGCGCGTATCGAAGGGGAAAGCCAGTGAAGTGTCAAGTGAATCCCTGTGGTTATTTTGGTTAAGCCTAGCAGAACTTTTACTTGGCATAAATTGTTTTAGTGACCTTGACTATTACGCCGTTAACCTTTTTTTGCGGAAACATATCGTGATGAGTGTTTTGTTCGCTGGGTGTTGGTTGGTTTTGTGTTTTAGTGGTTAATTAAAGGTTGCCTCATTGTTAGCGTTTATATCTTGTTGCAATTTAACGGTGATTTTTCTGTGATTTTTGCTCAGCTTTACACAGTTTTACCCTATTAGTGGTGATTTCTCTTTAAAATGTTGTTTAATTACAACCGATCATATTACTCGATGAATAATCCATAATGAAAAAAGCGCTGATTATAACCTCCCTTGTTATTGCAACCATCTCGTTAGTGGCGTTTAGCCAATTATCTCTGGCGGATAAGCCAGCGGATAAGCCTGCGAGTATGGTTCGAACCATTCCTGTCGTCAGTGCTCGGGTAGCTGAGCATGAATTGTCTCAACATCTCTCGCTTATCGGCAAACTAGAGGCAAATCGTTCGGTATTAGTCGCCGCGGAGGTGGCGGGTAAGATAAAGCAGATCAATGTTAATGCCAATGAGCTTATTAAGGCTAATCAGGTATTAGTGGTGCTAGAAGATGCAAAATCTAAGGCGAATGTTGCCGAAGCAAAAGCCTATTTAAATGATGAACAGAGAAAGCTAGCAGAGTTTCAAAGGTTAATAAGTAAGAATGCTATCACGCAAACCGAGATTGATGCGCAAAAAGCAGCGGTTGAAATAGCACTTGCTCGTTTACAAGCCGCGCAGGCTGATTTGGACTTTCATACCATTAGAGCGCCATTTTCGGGCACTGCAGGATTGGTCGATTTTAGCTTAGGAAAAATGGTGTCGGTGGGAAATGAGCTATTGAGTCTAGACGACTTGTCCTCTATGCGTCTTGATATCCAAGTACCTGAGCTCTATCTCTCTCGTTTGGACATTGGTATGAAAGTCACCGCGACAAATCGTGCTTGGAAGGGAGAAATTTTCACTGGTGAAATTGTCGCCATCGATCCTCGAATTAATCCAGAAACCTTAAACCTAAAAGTGCGAGTAAATTTCGATAATCATCAAGGCAAGCTAAAGCCCGGCATGCTGATGTCGGCTAATGTTGGCTTTGCTCCAGTCACAGAACCCGTTATTCCTGTGCAGGCGCTTGAATACTCAGGTACTAAGCGTTTTGTGTATGTGATTGACGACAATAATATTGCCCATCGTACACAAGTTACCCTAGGAGCGCGTATTGGGGATGAGGTGTTAATCAGCGCGGGTGTGGCTATTGGCGATAACATTGTTGTGCAAGGCTTAGTTAATATGCGTGACGGGTTACAGGTTGAGGATATCTCAGAGGCCAAATTAGCCGATAGTTCTGCGAAAGATGTCGATAGCCAGCGAGGACGCGGTTAATGTTACTTTCTGATGTATCTGTTAAGCGTCCGGTCGTTGCGATTGTATTGAGCCTGCTACTTTGTGTCTTTGGTTTAGTCTCTTTTACTAAGCTATCTGTGCGTGAAATGCCAGATGTAGAAAGCCCTGTCGTCACAGTGATGACGTTTTATAGCGGCGCCTCGGCGACGATTATGGAGAGTCAGATCACAACGGCGTTAGAGGATGAATTAACCGGGATTAGCGGTATTGATGAGATCACCTCAACGACCCGTAATGGCATGTCGCGTATTACCGTGACCTTTGATCTCGATTGGGATCTTACTGAAGGCGTGAGTGATGTGCGCGATGCCGTAGCCCGAGCTCAGCGCAGACTTCCTGATGAAGCCGATGATCCCATTGTTTCTAAGGATAATGGCTCGGGTCAGCCATCGGTTTATATTAATCTAAGTTCTTCTAATATGGATAGAACTCAATTGACTGATTACGCTGAGCGCGTATTGGAAGATAGGTTTAGCTTGATCACTGGCGTTAGCTCGGTCAGCATCTCCGGCGGATTGTATAAGGTGATGTATGTGCAATTAAAGCCTGAACTTATGGCGGGAAGGGGGGTTACCACTGCCGATATCTCCGCTGCGCTGCGCCGAGAGAATGTGGAAAGTCCCGGCGGTGAAGTGCGTAATGATACTACTGTGATGACGGTGCGTACTGCTCGTCTCTATCACCACCCAGAAGATTTCGATTATTTAGTGGTACGTACCGCGAGCGATGGCAGCCCAATCTATTTAAAAGATGTCGCCTCGGTTTTTGTGGGAGCCGAAAATGAAAACTCGACCTATAAAAGTGATGGCGTACCCAATTTAAGTTTGGGTATTGTCGCGCAGTCCGATGCAAATCCGTTGGACGTGGCGAAGAAGGTGCATGTTGAGGTCGATAAAATACAAAAGTTCCTGCCTGATGGTACCAAACTTGTGGTCGATTATGACTCGACGGTATTTATTGATCGCTCAATTAGTGAAGTGTATAGCACTATCTATATTACTGCCGCACTCGTAGTGTTAGTGCTGTATATCTTTATTGGTCAGGCGCGAGCAACGCTTATTCCTGCTGTCACTGTGCCAGTTTCACTTATCTCCTCATTTATAGCGGCAAACTATTTTGGTTTTTCAATTAATCTACTGACATTGATGGCGCTAATTCTGTCTATCGGTTTAGTGGTTGATGATGCCATTGTGGTTGTTGAAAATATTTTCCATCACATACAAAAAGGGGAACCCCCTCTGTTTGCCGCTTATAAAGGGGCGCAAGAGGTCGGTTTTGCCGTCGTGGCGACAACTGCGGTATTAGTTATGGTGTTTCTACCAATTTCCTTTATGGATGGCATGGTTGGGCGCCTATTTACTGAATTTTCGGTGATGTTGGCGATGTCGGTGATTTTCTCATCGATAGTAGCGTTAACCTTAACACCTGTACTTGGCAGTAAAATGCTTAAAGCTAATGTGAAGCCCAATCGCTTTAATCGCTGGATGGATTTGCTGTTCGCAAGATTAGAGTCAACTTATCGTGCTTGGGTGGTCAAAGCGGTGCGCCTGCGTAATTTCGCGCCGTTGGTGATCATCGCTTGCGTTATTGGTAGCGGTTTCTTATTGCAACAGGTGCCAGGTCAATTAGCACCTCAAGAAGACAGAGGCGTTATCTTTGCTTTTGTTAAAGGCGCCGAAGGCACGAGTTATAATCGGATGACTGCCAATATGGATATTGTTGAGCAGCGTTTAATGCCGCTACTCGACGAGAGAACGATTAAGTCTTTTAGTATTCAAGCGCCGGCATTTGGTGGCGTAGCAGGGGATCAAACCGGTTTTGTCATTATGCAGCTGGAAGATTGGGAGCACAGAGATATCGATGCTCAGCAAGCCTTAGGGATTGTTTCCAACGCGCTTAAGGGAATTCCCGATGTGATGGTGTTTCCTATGCTGCCGGGTTTTCGAGGCCAGTCGAGTGAACCGGTTCAGTTTGTCCTAGGTGGCTCCGATTACAATGAGCTGTTTAAGTGGGCGGAGAAGTTGAAAGAGGAGGCGAATATCTCGCCGATGCTCGAGGGTGCTGATCTTGATTATGCCGAGACAACCCCAGAACTGGTTGTCACTATCGATAGAGTTCGCGCAGCAGAGCTTGGTATCAGTGTAGCCGATGTCTCTGAAACACTCGAAGTCATGCTAGGCGGACGTAGCGAGACCACCTTTATTGAGCGCGGCGAGGAGTATGATGTCTACTTGCGGGGCAGTGAAGATAGCTTCAATAGTGTGGCCGATCTGAGTCAAATTTATATGCGTTCCTCTAAAGGCTCGCTGATTTCTCTTGATGCGATCACCCATATTGAAGAGGTGGCTTCGGCCCATAAACTGAGTCATACCAATAAGCAAAAATCGATCACCTTAAAGGCTAATTTAGGCGAAGGCTATACATTGGGTGAAGCACTTGATTTTCTTGACGATAAAGCGATTGAGATGTTGCCGAGCGATATTTCGGTGAGTTACACCGGTGAGTCTAAAGATTTTAAAGAAAATCAAAGCAGCGTGATGATCGTTTTTGGATTGGCGTTGTTAGTCGCCTACTTGGTGCTCGCGGCTCAATTTGAAAGCTTTATCAATCCTATGGTGGTGATGTTTACCGTTCCTATGGGGGTATTTGGTGGTTTCTTGGGCTTATATCTCACAGGGCAAGGCCTTAACCTTTATAGCCAGATCGGGATGATCATGTTGATTGGTATGGTGACCAAAAACGGCATCTTGATTGTGGAGTTTGCGAATCAGCTTCGCGACAAAGGCAGCGATATTGAACAAGCCATTATCGATGCTTCTGCGCGTCGTCTACGCCCTATCTTAATGACCGCTTTCACTACGCTGGTTGGTGCTGTGCCACTGATTTTTTCAACCGGTGCAGGCTCTGAAAGTCGAATCGCTGTGGGGACAGTGGTCTTCTTCGGGATGGCATTTGCGACTTGTGTAACGCTATTTGTTATCCCTGCCATGTATCGATTGATATCGGGTCACTCGCAATCGCCAGGATTTGTTGAGGCTCAGTTAGAGCAAGCGAT encodes the following:
- a CDS encoding GNAT family N-acetyltransferase; this translates as MTLHWLSPSIRADAFRFYNRFMPYARLNKKELVGVIYAESSPSNQIIAAVRLRPIGEYQLVTGMLVHPHYRGQALGHQLMSNLQEQLIARPSFLFSLPELTAFYRQHRFFESSETKTEQCADIPAEISQLYKRYVSKGKQLCLMQHRP
- a CDS encoding efflux RND transporter periplasmic adaptor subunit, which produces MKKALIITSLVIATISLVAFSQLSLADKPADKPASMVRTIPVVSARVAEHELSQHLSLIGKLEANRSVLVAAEVAGKIKQINVNANELIKANQVLVVLEDAKSKANVAEAKAYLNDEQRKLAEFQRLISKNAITQTEIDAQKAAVEIALARLQAAQADLDFHTIRAPFSGTAGLVDFSLGKMVSVGNELLSLDDLSSMRLDIQVPELYLSRLDIGMKVTATNRAWKGEIFTGEIVAIDPRINPETLNLKVRVNFDNHQGKLKPGMLMSANVGFAPVTEPVIPVQALEYSGTKRFVYVIDDNNIAHRTQVTLGARIGDEVLISAGVAIGDNIVVQGLVNMRDGLQVEDISEAKLADSSAKDVDSQRGRG
- a CDS encoding multidrug efflux RND transporter permease subunit, translated to MLLSDVSVKRPVVAIVLSLLLCVFGLVSFTKLSVREMPDVESPVVTVMTFYSGASATIMESQITTALEDELTGISGIDEITSTTRNGMSRITVTFDLDWDLTEGVSDVRDAVARAQRRLPDEADDPIVSKDNGSGQPSVYINLSSSNMDRTQLTDYAERVLEDRFSLITGVSSVSISGGLYKVMYVQLKPELMAGRGVTTADISAALRRENVESPGGEVRNDTTVMTVRTARLYHHPEDFDYLVVRTASDGSPIYLKDVASVFVGAENENSTYKSDGVPNLSLGIVAQSDANPLDVAKKVHVEVDKIQKFLPDGTKLVVDYDSTVFIDRSISEVYSTIYITAALVVLVLYIFIGQARATLIPAVTVPVSLISSFIAANYFGFSINLLTLMALILSIGLVVDDAIVVVENIFHHIQKGEPPLFAAYKGAQEVGFAVVATTAVLVMVFLPISFMDGMVGRLFTEFSVMLAMSVIFSSIVALTLTPVLGSKMLKANVKPNRFNRWMDLLFARLESTYRAWVVKAVRLRNFAPLVIIACVIGSGFLLQQVPGQLAPQEDRGVIFAFVKGAEGTSYNRMTANMDIVEQRLMPLLDERTIKSFSIQAPAFGGVAGDQTGFVIMQLEDWEHRDIDAQQALGIVSNALKGIPDVMVFPMLPGFRGQSSEPVQFVLGGSDYNELFKWAEKLKEEANISPMLEGADLDYAETTPELVVTIDRVRAAELGISVADVSETLEVMLGGRSETTFIERGEEYDVYLRGSEDSFNSVADLSQIYMRSSKGSLISLDAITHIEEVASAHKLSHTNKQKSITLKANLGEGYTLGEALDFLDDKAIEMLPSDISVSYTGESKDFKENQSSVMIVFGLALLVAYLVLAAQFESFINPMVVMFTVPMGVFGGFLGLYLTGQGLNLYSQIGMIMLIGMVTKNGILIVEFANQLRDKGSDIEQAIIDASARRLRPILMTAFTTLVGAVPLIFSTGAGSESRIAVGTVVFFGMAFATCVTLFVIPAMYRLISGHSQSPGFVEAQLEQAIKARQS